The following proteins are encoded in a genomic region of Phycisphaera sp.:
- a CDS encoding FAD-dependent monooxygenase: MNATPNPAPILLIGAGLAGSLLAVLLAKQGFEVVVAERRGDPRAKGYVGGRSINLALSVRGITALKDAGIADQVLEGALPMPGRIMHPESLTNATGEGTVFQPYSQDPADAILSVSRGGLNIALLDAAEQTPGVTLLFDHRCTGLDLDSAKATFDTTSGEVELQGRIIIGADGAFSAVRHAMQMTDRFDYSQHYLDAGYKELHIPAPVDLPDLPGGVAEKHNGYAMDPKGLHIWAGRGGGASMMIALPNPDRSFTCTLFWPFADPTGGGHGFRAVEALDDAGVRAFFNEHYPDTRWLMPTLEADFRDNPTSSLVTVRCEPWRRGKSLILGDAAHAIVPFFGQGMNVAFEDCRILAEMIEEAGGNIESVLDPFWKARVDNANAIADMAIANFTEMREKVADAAFLYHKKVEQAIHAALGQDMPERATPLYNLVSFTNVPYAEAQQRGRALDVAVSQVVERVPPESLRELNNEQWRARVAEQARRVLGAQPA; this comes from the coding sequence ATGAACGCGACCCCGAATCCCGCCCCCATCCTGCTCATCGGCGCCGGCCTGGCCGGCTCGCTGCTGGCCGTCCTGCTCGCCAAACAGGGCTTCGAAGTCGTCGTGGCCGAGCGGCGGGGCGACCCCAGGGCCAAGGGGTACGTCGGCGGCCGGTCGATCAACCTGGCGCTGTCGGTCCGGGGCATCACGGCTCTCAAGGATGCGGGCATCGCCGACCAGGTGCTGGAGGGCGCGTTGCCCATGCCCGGCCGCATCATGCACCCCGAGAGCCTGACCAACGCGACGGGCGAGGGCACGGTCTTCCAGCCCTACAGCCAGGACCCCGCCGATGCGATCCTGAGCGTGTCGCGTGGTGGGTTGAATATTGCCTTATTGGATGCTGCCGAGCAGACGCCGGGCGTGACGCTGCTGTTCGACCACCGCTGCACGGGGCTCGACCTCGACAGCGCCAAGGCGACCTTCGACACAACGAGCGGCGAGGTCGAGTTGCAAGGCCGAATCATCATCGGCGCCGACGGCGCCTTCAGCGCCGTCCGGCACGCCATGCAGATGACCGACCGCTTCGACTACAGCCAGCACTACCTCGACGCGGGCTACAAGGAGTTGCACATCCCCGCGCCGGTCGATCTGCCCGACTTGCCCGGTGGCGTTGCCGAGAAGCACAACGGGTATGCGATGGACCCCAAGGGCCTGCACATCTGGGCCGGCCGTGGCGGGGGCGCATCGATGATGATCGCCCTGCCCAACCCCGATCGCTCGTTCACCTGCACGCTGTTCTGGCCGTTCGCCGACCCCACGGGCGGCGGGCACGGCTTCCGCGCGGTCGAGGCGCTCGACGACGCCGGCGTGCGCGCGTTCTTCAACGAGCATTACCCCGACACGCGCTGGCTCATGCCCACGCTCGAGGCCGACTTTCGCGACAACCCCACGAGCAGCCTCGTCACCGTGCGCTGCGAGCCCTGGCGGCGGGGCAAGAGCCTCATCCTGGGCGACGCCGCCCACGCCATCGTCCCCTTCTTCGGCCAGGGCATGAACGTGGCGTTCGAGGATTGCCGCATCCTCGCCGAGATGATCGAGGAAGCCGGCGGCAACATCGAGAGCGTCTTGGACCCATTCTGGAAAGCGCGCGTCGACAACGCCAACGCCATCGCCGACATGGCCATCGCCAACTTCACCGAGATGCGCGAGAAGGTCGCCGACGCGGCCTTTCTGTATCACAAGAAGGTCGAGCAGGCGATCCACGCCGCGCTCGGGCAAGACATGCCCGAGCGAGCCACGCCCCTGTACAACCTGGTGAGCTTTACGAACGTGCCCTACGCCGAAGCGCAGCAGCGCGGGCGTGCGTTGGATGTGGCTGTGTCGCAAGTCGTCGAACGTGTACCACCCGAGTCGCTGCGAGAGCTCAACAATGAACAATGGCGCGCGCGTGTCGCCGAGCAAGCCCGGCGAGTGCTCGGCGCTCAGCCAGCCTGA
- a CDS encoding UvrD-helicase domain-containing protein, translating into MDDSLATDGTMTDELPTQPIQPHEDQPDPLLADLTDAQQRAVLATEGPVLVLAAAGSGKTRVITRRIGHLVRLGVPPWSILALTFTNKAAAEMRERVGVLLGGQDGSDSRRTRGLTVATFHSLCARLLRRYADDEALPHLKPDFTIYDTSDQVALMKRTIKDLGMDSSNWAPRSVLNAISGAKNELQDADAYAANAMDFYTKQVARIYGAYQQAMRSAGAVDFDDLLLLTAKLLRKSEQARAELRERWQYLLIDEYQDTNRAQFEIAALLAGEAGQDGRGDKGPNFCVVGDPDQSIYGWRGADISNILEFEQQYPACEVIPLGENFRSTAPILKAADTLITKNKRRKHKDLFTSTGGGEPVEAVLCQDERHEAELVADWLKARAEDGLEWRDMAVFYRTNALSRVIEDAMRSHAVPYRIARGTAFYDREEIKNTIAYLRVVANPADNISLLRIVNTPTRGIGKTSLNKLDAAAGMAGVPLFDLLREPEKHAEVTSRSANSCKDFVKMVEGWTGHGSFMGAEVSTTLADLVARVIDDSGLRSMYQSRAKSGGEEDESRLDNLDQLITGAAEFEREYDPAGDPFAFTDAESASAGKDAEEPPLLAMLRAWLETVALVSDQDAVDAAGGAVTLMTLHASKGLEFPAVAMIGLEEGTLPHSRARESEAELEEERRLAFVGITRAMKRLIITSARVRAVRGVPERTIPSRFLSEIGDQDAEHVSFSDRADGFSDYSSGGSDDFDPWGDDEQQAASLRVGSRVRHPQFGVGKVLSCGAGPGARARVEFTGIGVKTLILEYARLTRVD; encoded by the coding sequence ATGGACGACTCTCTCGCCACGGATGGCACCATGACCGACGAACTGCCCACCCAACCCATCCAGCCCCACGAAGACCAGCCGGACCCCCTCCTGGCCGACCTGACCGACGCCCAGCAGCGGGCCGTGCTGGCCACCGAGGGCCCGGTGCTGGTGCTGGCGGCCGCGGGCAGCGGGAAGACCCGGGTGATCACCCGGCGCATCGGGCACCTGGTGCGGCTGGGCGTGCCGCCGTGGTCGATCCTGGCGTTGACCTTTACCAACAAGGCCGCCGCCGAGATGCGCGAGCGGGTGGGCGTGCTGCTGGGGGGGCAGGACGGCTCCGACTCGCGTCGCACGCGGGGGCTGACCGTCGCCACGTTCCACAGCCTGTGTGCGCGATTGCTGCGGCGCTACGCCGACGACGAGGCGCTGCCGCACCTCAAGCCCGACTTCACCATCTACGACACGTCCGACCAGGTCGCCCTCATGAAGCGGACCATCAAGGACCTGGGGATGGACAGCAGCAACTGGGCGCCCAGGAGCGTGCTCAACGCCATCAGCGGGGCCAAGAACGAGCTGCAGGACGCCGACGCGTACGCGGCGAACGCGATGGATTTTTATACCAAGCAGGTGGCGCGGATCTATGGCGCGTACCAGCAGGCGATGCGTTCCGCCGGCGCGGTCGACTTCGATGACCTATTGCTGCTGACCGCGAAGTTGTTACGCAAGAGCGAGCAGGCCCGAGCGGAGCTCCGCGAGCGGTGGCAGTACCTGCTCATCGACGAGTACCAGGACACCAACCGCGCCCAATTCGAGATCGCCGCGTTGCTTGCTGGAGAGGCCGGGCAGGACGGCCGCGGCGACAAGGGGCCCAACTTCTGCGTCGTGGGCGATCCCGATCAGAGCATCTACGGCTGGCGCGGGGCGGACATCAGCAACATCCTCGAGTTCGAGCAGCAGTACCCCGCATGCGAGGTGATCCCCCTTGGCGAGAATTTTCGTTCCACCGCGCCGATCCTCAAGGCCGCCGACACGCTGATCACGAAAAACAAACGCCGCAAGCACAAGGACCTGTTCACCAGCACCGGGGGCGGCGAGCCAGTCGAGGCCGTGCTGTGCCAGGACGAGCGGCACGAGGCCGAGCTGGTCGCCGACTGGCTGAAGGCGCGGGCCGAGGACGGGCTGGAATGGCGCGACATGGCGGTGTTCTACCGCACGAACGCGCTCAGCCGCGTGATCGAGGACGCCATGCGTTCGCACGCGGTGCCGTACCGCATCGCGCGGGGGACGGCGTTCTATGACAGAGAAGAAATCAAGAACACGATCGCGTACCTGCGCGTCGTCGCGAACCCGGCGGACAACATCTCACTCCTGAGGATCGTCAACACGCCCACGCGCGGCATCGGCAAGACCAGCCTGAATAAGCTCGACGCCGCGGCGGGGATGGCGGGCGTGCCGCTGTTCGATCTCTTGCGCGAGCCCGAGAAGCACGCCGAGGTGACCTCAAGATCGGCCAACTCCTGCAAGGACTTCGTGAAGATGGTCGAGGGCTGGACCGGCCACGGCAGCTTCATGGGGGCCGAGGTCAGCACGACGCTGGCCGATCTGGTGGCCCGCGTCATCGACGACAGCGGCCTTCGCTCCATGTACCAGAGCCGAGCGAAATCGGGCGGTGAGGAGGACGAGAGCCGGCTGGACAACCTCGACCAGCTCATCACCGGCGCGGCCGAGTTCGAGCGAGAGTACGACCCGGCGGGTGACCCGTTCGCGTTCACCGACGCCGAGAGCGCGAGCGCCGGGAAGGACGCCGAGGAGCCGCCCTTGCTGGCGATGCTGCGCGCCTGGCTCGAGACCGTGGCGCTCGTGAGCGACCAGGACGCCGTCGACGCGGCGGGCGGGGCGGTCACGCTCATGACCCTGCACGCCAGCAAGGGCCTGGAATTCCCCGCCGTCGCGATGATCGGCCTCGAAGAGGGCACCCTGCCGCACAGCCGGGCCCGCGAGAGCGAGGCCGAGCTGGAAGAGGAACGCCGCCTCGCGTTCGTGGGCATCACCCGCGCCATGAAGCGGCTCATCATCACGAGCGCCCGCGTGCGCGCGGTGCGGGGCGTGCCCGAGCGGACGATCCCCAGCCGCTTCCTCAGCGAGATCGGCGATCAGGACGCCGAGCACGTGAGCTTCAGCGACCGCGCCGACGGGTTCAGTGATTACAGCAGCGGCGGGAGCGACGACTTCGACCCCTGGGGCGACGACGAGCAGCAAGCTGCCTCTTTGCGTGTCGGCTCGCGCGTGCGGCATCCGCAGTTTGGCGTGGGGAAGGTGCTGAGTTGCGGCGCGGGGCCTGGCGCCCGGGCGCGCGTGGAGTTTACGGGGATTGGGGTGAAGACACTGATTTTGGAGTATGCGCGGTTGACGCGCGTGGATTGA
- a CDS encoding ImmA/IrrE family metallo-endopeptidase, whose amino-acid sequence MATLRVPVKPAMLQWALDRARKEPADLEHRFGKLAEWLAGDAQPTLKQLEGFARATHAPLGYFFLGTPPEEPVPIPDFRTVAGKGVRRPSPELLDTIHDCQRRQEWYQRYARSSGLEPVAFAGTAALTDDPAAIAGRMRDLLRFSVAERASFPTWEMALRQFRQQAQDAGVLVMASGIVASNTQRPLNPDEFRGFALADDLAPLVFVNGKDTKSAQMFTLAHELAHLWLGQSALSDAGPRAMPTQRTEAWCNAVAAELLVPLNEIAAAFDPSNDLERETQRMARKFKVSTLVILRRLLDAGLLNRDAFEGAYDAEIGRLRRVGSSSGGDFYRTTLARVGERFARAVAVSTLEGRSTFTEAFGLLGFNNMKTFRELSAQVGVEF is encoded by the coding sequence ATGGCGACACTCCGCGTACCAGTCAAGCCGGCGATGCTCCAGTGGGCGCTCGACCGCGCTCGCAAGGAGCCGGCCGACCTCGAGCACCGATTCGGTAAGCTCGCTGAGTGGCTGGCCGGCGACGCCCAGCCCACGCTCAAGCAGCTCGAGGGCTTCGCCCGGGCGACGCACGCGCCGCTGGGATACTTCTTCCTGGGCACACCGCCGGAAGAACCGGTGCCCATCCCCGACTTCCGCACGGTGGCGGGGAAAGGAGTGCGAAGGCCCTCGCCCGAGCTCTTGGACACGATCCACGATTGCCAGCGCCGCCAGGAGTGGTACCAGCGGTACGCGCGCAGCAGCGGGCTGGAGCCCGTCGCGTTCGCGGGCACGGCGGCCTTGACCGACGACCCGGCCGCCATCGCCGGCCGCATGCGTGACCTGCTGCGGTTCAGCGTCGCCGAGCGGGCCAGCTTCCCGACGTGGGAGATGGCCCTCAGGCAGTTCCGCCAGCAGGCCCAGGACGCGGGCGTGCTGGTCATGGCCAGCGGCATCGTCGCCAGCAACACCCAGCGGCCGCTGAACCCCGACGAGTTCCGCGGCTTCGCGCTGGCCGACGACCTCGCGCCGCTGGTCTTCGTGAACGGCAAGGACACCAAGAGCGCGCAGATGTTCACGCTGGCCCACGAGCTGGCCCACCTGTGGCTGGGCCAGAGCGCCCTGTCCGACGCGGGCCCACGCGCCATGCCGACCCAAAGGACCGAAGCATGGTGCAACGCCGTGGCCGCCGAGCTTCTGGTTCCCTTGAACGAGATCGCGGCGGCGTTCGACCCTTCGAACGATCTGGAACGCGAGACGCAACGGATGGCCAGGAAGTTCAAGGTCAGCACGCTGGTCATCCTTCGCCGGCTGCTCGACGCGGGCCTGCTGAACCGCGACGCGTTCGAGGGGGCGTACGACGCCGAGATCGGCCGATTGCGACGCGTTGGCTCGTCCAGCGGCGGGGACTTCTACCGCACCACGCTGGCCCGCGTGGGCGAGCGGTTCGCCCGGGCCGTGGCCGTGAGCACGCTGGAGGGGCGCTCGACGTTCACCGAGGCGTTCGGGCTTCTGGGCTTCAACAACATGAAGACCTTCCGCGAGCTGAGCGCCCAGGTCGGGGTCGAGTTCTGA
- a CDS encoding NYN domain-containing protein → MLLIDTSNVLHVTGVLPGHLAGLDVPGLARLISTSRYSRRRAVLVSDGVGPRAAAGASEDQDGGGAPQPVNTAPSGREIAGLDVVYSGADREADDVIELLIARDSAPRRLLVVSTDRRLVRAARRRRARSLTSEDFLRQIAGDSERKPKPELPGFAAQVPLNSYAVGYWMSLFGYGDEPGEERTPGIGPVADISEAARRGLDDDRARRRAKSPHAHEGLKIPKDLLGANGSPRTTRAPNVPSPPRETEVPTPDLPSGPLPSGDLPQDVLDLIKDSGLNLDPADLDMTKWLPKDDNSPPSP, encoded by the coding sequence ATGCTCCTCATCGACACATCCAACGTCCTCCACGTCACCGGCGTGCTGCCCGGCCACCTGGCCGGGCTCGACGTACCCGGGCTCGCGCGGCTGATCTCCACCAGCCGCTACAGCAGGCGGCGGGCGGTGCTGGTGTCCGATGGTGTCGGCCCAAGGGCGGCGGCGGGCGCGAGCGAAGACCAAGACGGCGGCGGAGCGCCGCAACCGGTGAACACCGCGCCCTCGGGCCGGGAGATCGCCGGGCTCGATGTCGTGTACTCGGGGGCCGACCGCGAGGCCGACGACGTGATCGAGCTGCTGATTGCCCGCGACAGCGCGCCGCGCCGGCTGCTGGTGGTTTCGACCGACCGCCGCCTCGTGCGCGCGGCCAGGCGGCGACGCGCGCGCAGCCTGACCAGCGAGGACTTCCTTCGCCAGATCGCCGGCGACAGCGAACGCAAGCCCAAGCCCGAGTTGCCAGGCTTCGCCGCCCAGGTGCCGCTCAATAGCTACGCCGTGGGGTATTGGATGTCGCTCTTTGGTTACGGCGACGAGCCTGGCGAGGAGCGCACGCCCGGCATCGGCCCCGTGGCCGACATCTCCGAGGCGGCCAGGCGCGGGCTTGATGACGATCGCGCCCGTAGGCGAGCCAAGAGCCCCCACGCCCACGAGGGGCTCAAGATCCCCAAGGACCTGCTGGGAGCCAACGGCTCGCCCCGCACGACCAGGGCTCCGAATGTTCCATCGCCCCCAAGGGAAACCGAGGTGCCCACTCCCGATCTGCCATCTGGCCCTCTGCCATCTGGCGATCTCCCCCAAGACGTCCTCGACCTCATCAAAGATTCCGGCCTGAACCTCGACCCGGCCGATCTGGACATGACTAAGTGGCTTCCAAAAGACGACAACTCGCCGCCCTCGCCCTGA
- a CDS encoding winged helix-turn-helix domain-containing protein, with the protein MPDAPRAHAYRIGEFWFDPRTGELAPHDNGKVARTLAPQPAGLLLLLAENPGSLVTHETIRDRLWPDALVEYDQGVHHCMRLIRSALGDSARRPEFIETLPKRGYRLLAHVTPPSNCGDAPTTTPREVPAPSPTSRPDRKKMTLALAASAALLALVVVSIARVATPSPDTVTVGIMPFAHPDAPSLSREAGPIAELLVAELTTSPELAIIGPSTTQQHAGAPGLEAVARELDAAYLVHPRFVNQDGTWRVLVEIIRAADGAHVWTVWLDSPVDADQATATIARAVRDTAGR; encoded by the coding sequence ATGCCCGACGCCCCGCGCGCCCACGCCTACCGCATCGGCGAGTTCTGGTTCGACCCGCGGACCGGCGAGCTCGCCCCGCACGACAACGGCAAGGTTGCGCGAACGCTCGCGCCCCAGCCGGCTGGGCTGCTGTTGCTGCTGGCCGAGAATCCTGGCTCACTGGTCACCCACGAGACCATCCGCGACCGCCTGTGGCCCGATGCGCTCGTCGAGTACGACCAGGGCGTGCACCACTGCATGCGGCTCATCCGCTCGGCACTCGGCGACTCGGCCCGCAGGCCGGAGTTCATCGAGACGCTCCCCAAGCGCGGCTACCGGCTGCTGGCACACGTCACCCCTCCCTCCAACTGTGGTGATGCCCCGACCACGACCCCTCGCGAAGTACCCGCGCCATCGCCCACGAGCCGACCCGATCGCAAGAAGATGACCCTCGCCCTGGCCGCGAGCGCCGCGCTGCTCGCGCTCGTGGTTGTGTCCATCGCGAGGGTCGCTACGCCGTCACCGGACACCGTCACCGTCGGCATCATGCCGTTCGCCCATCCCGACGCGCCGTCGCTGTCTCGAGAGGCCGGCCCCATCGCCGAGCTGCTCGTCGCCGAGCTGACCACCAGCCCCGAACTGGCGATCATCGGCCCATCGACGACCCAACAGCACGCCGGCGCGCCGGGCCTGGAGGCCGTCGCGCGAGAACTCGACGCGGCCTACCTCGTGCATCCGAGGTTCGTCAACCAGGACGGCACGTGGCGCGTGCTCGTCGAGATCATCCGGGCCGCGGACGGTGCGCACGTCTGGACGGTGTGGCTCGACAGCCCGGTCGATGCGGATCAAGCCACCGCCACGATCGCTCGTGCCGTGCGCGACACCGCCGGCCGCTGA
- a CDS encoding ankyrin repeat domain-containing protein, producing the protein MPAANTTTTTTTTRRGFIAGSLALAGTAGAASAGLPLTSSRRVGPRAQRLIDAVTRGDHSTVDRELTLQPQLISTRDDKGRGLFTLALVCRHPRVCEVLRQHGHEPDLHESAALLDWDRVDELAAADQSRVNETHPIGGTAMFAAALGGAGSDMWRVYRYCGLPNRRADGGVSPLRAALDHPALATAELTAATLLGNGADASQVGPDGWTPLHAAAARGSTEIIEMLVRKDAPIDATTPQGHRAIDLAERLGHEAAAAMLLDHARIPREHTAGRRALDASGAPYAPPAFADLPLPIRRDFVGAAHGNLAALKERVAEDPRFVHSVATTNEAAVEAGAHMGNVEIVEYLLDLGAPYDLPTAVMRGDEATVRARLKADPQSVNERGAHDYPLLWYPSIGRGSPKMVAIAVLLLDAGALVERQHYLGTTALHLAAQRGHADLAELMLDHGANPNRVGRKFSAEGQTPLHLAERGGHDGIAALLRSRGATG; encoded by the coding sequence ATGCCCGCAGCAAACACCACCACCACCACCACCACAACCCGCCGCGGCTTCATCGCCGGATCACTCGCACTGGCAGGCACCGCTGGCGCAGCCAGCGCGGGCCTTCCCCTCACTTCTTCGCGCCGCGTTGGCCCGCGGGCCCAACGCCTCATCGACGCCGTCACGCGTGGCGACCACTCGACGGTCGATCGGGAACTGACACTCCAGCCCCAGCTGATCTCGACCCGCGACGACAAGGGCCGCGGCCTGTTCACGCTCGCCCTGGTGTGCCGGCATCCACGCGTGTGCGAGGTGCTGCGGCAGCACGGCCACGAGCCCGACCTGCACGAGTCGGCGGCCCTGCTCGATTGGGATCGCGTCGACGAGCTCGCCGCGGCCGACCAGAGCCGCGTGAACGAGACGCACCCCATCGGCGGCACGGCCATGTTCGCGGCGGCCTTGGGCGGGGCGGGATCGGACATGTGGCGCGTCTATCGCTACTGCGGCCTGCCCAACCGGCGGGCCGACGGCGGCGTCTCTCCCCTGCGCGCCGCGCTCGACCACCCCGCCCTGGCCACCGCGGAGCTGACCGCCGCCACGCTGCTGGGCAACGGGGCCGACGCGAGCCAGGTCGGCCCCGATGGATGGACACCGCTGCACGCCGCCGCCGCACGCGGCAGCACCGAGATCATCGAGATGCTGGTGCGCAAGGACGCCCCAATCGACGCGACCACGCCGCAGGGCCACCGCGCCATCGACCTGGCCGAACGGCTCGGCCACGAGGCCGCCGCCGCGATGCTGCTCGACCACGCCCGGATCCCCCGCGAGCACACCGCCGGCCGGCGGGCCCTCGACGCCAGCGGCGCGCCCTACGCACCGCCGGCCTTCGCGGACCTACCACTCCCCATCCGACGCGACTTCGTCGGCGCGGCGCACGGCAACCTGGCGGCGCTGAAGGAACGCGTGGCCGAGGACCCGCGCTTCGTGCATTCGGTGGCGACGACCAACGAGGCCGCCGTCGAGGCGGGCGCACACATGGGCAACGTCGAGATTGTGGAATACCTGCTTGATCTTGGCGCACCCTACGACCTCCCCACCGCCGTCATGCGCGGAGACGAAGCCACCGTTCGCGCCAGACTGAAAGCCGATCCGCAATCCGTCAACGAACGCGGGGCCCACGACTATCCGTTGCTGTGGTACCCATCCATAGGCCGCGGATCGCCCAAGATGGTGGCTATCGCCGTACTACTGCTCGACGCGGGCGCGTTGGTCGAGCGCCAGCACTACCTGGGCACGACCGCCCTGCACCTGGCCGCCCAGCGTGGCCACGCCGACCTTGCGGAACTGATGCTCGACCACGGCGCGAACCCGAATCGTGTTGGACGCAAATTCTCGGCCGAGGGCCAGACGCCGCTGCACCTGGCCGAGCGGGGCGGCCACGACGGCATCGCCGCCCTCTTGCGCTCGCGCGGCGCGACGGGCTGA
- a CDS encoding DUF4411 family protein, with translation MAYLLDANVFIEAANLYYQPSFCPAYWDWLVDAHRAGRVHSIERIASEMATGEDDLSVWADGLDDGFFLKDTAEVLAAYATVAEWTDAHPVYSQAAKNTFLDTADSFLVAHALAGKHTLVTRERPANSKHSVKIPDACQGVGAAWLSPFQMLRAERPRFVLG, from the coding sequence ATGGCCTACCTGCTGGACGCCAACGTGTTCATCGAGGCCGCCAACCTCTACTACCAGCCCAGCTTCTGCCCCGCGTATTGGGATTGGCTCGTGGACGCCCATCGAGCGGGCCGCGTGCACAGCATCGAGCGCATCGCGAGCGAGATGGCCACCGGCGAGGATGATCTGAGCGTGTGGGCCGACGGGCTCGACGACGGCTTCTTTCTCAAGGACACCGCCGAGGTCCTGGCGGCCTACGCGACGGTCGCCGAGTGGACCGACGCCCACCCCGTCTACAGCCAGGCGGCCAAGAACACCTTCCTGGACACGGCCGACTCGTTCCTCGTGGCCCACGCCCTTGCCGGCAAGCACACGCTGGTGACCCGCGAACGCCCGGCCAACTCCAAGCATTCGGTCAAGATCCCCGACGCGTGCCAGGGTGTGGGCGCGGCGTGGCTGAGCCCCTTCCAGATGCTCCGGGCCGAGCGTCCGAGGTTCGTGCTGGGCTGA
- a CDS encoding twin-arginine translocase TatA/TatE family subunit, with product MPMPAISTLPLALIGPLGPVEIGAILIVAVLLFGRRLPDVGRNVGRSIIEFKRGVKGITDEIEEESRKPDAREREGERSVAAPELEAPKGTAYRGDAFHDVPPAGDVGRPDAVPARPADPPSGEGQPRTT from the coding sequence ATGCCAATGCCCGCCATCTCGACCCTTCCCCTGGCACTCATCGGGCCCCTCGGCCCGGTTGAGATCGGGGCCATCCTGATCGTGGCGGTGCTGCTCTTCGGCCGCCGCCTGCCCGACGTGGGCCGCAATGTGGGCCGGTCCATCATCGAGTTCAAGCGGGGTGTCAAGGGCATCACCGACGAGATCGAGGAGGAGTCGCGCAAGCCCGACGCCCGCGAGCGTGAAGGCGAACGCAGCGTGGCCGCCCCGGAACTCGAGGCCCCCAAGGGCACGGCCTACCGCGGCGACGCCTTCCACGACGTTCCCCCCGCCGGCGACGTCGGACGACCCGACGCCGTGCCCGCCCGCCCGGCCGACCCGCCCTCGGGCGAGGGCCAGCCCCGGACGACCTGA